One segment of Vagococcus martis DNA contains the following:
- a CDS encoding MDR family MFS transporter: MENPIVKIKHRNLLVVTIIIGSFCTVLNQMLLTTAYPDLMRQFSVSTSTIQWLTTGFLLVNGIMIPLSAYLMNNIRTKTLYIGAISLFLVGTIICLIANSFDMLLLGRIIQAMGVGISLPLLQTIMLSIYPENERGKALGIAGIVIGLAPAIGPTLSGWVIDTFNWRYLFGLLIPIVVLVIVLSFIFMQDVLPLHPSKIDILSPVLSTLGFGSLLYGFSLVGDHGWTDPLVLILLLAGATLVVLFSQRQKKIKNPFLSMAVFKSKLFTNTTILSGIVNMAMVGAEMVLPLYIQNVRGYDPFHSGLVLLPGALILGIMMPITGKMFDKYGAKYLAIIGMSLLTFGTACLCTLNEKTPMHFITIIYGIRMLGVGMVMMPVTTAGMNSLPDDLISHGSATNNTAKQLFSSIGTAILISFLSQATLRDMPHKSLLLTSPITYKADVLSATLHGYNIAFIVATLFCAMGLAQAILMGVNKSLNKTKKPQQS; this comes from the coding sequence ATGGAAAACCCCATCGTCAAAATCAAACATCGGAATTTACTCGTGGTGACAATTATTATCGGAAGCTTTTGTACTGTTCTCAACCAAATGCTTCTAACCACTGCTTATCCAGATTTAATGAGACAATTTTCAGTATCAACTTCTACCATTCAATGGTTAACAACTGGTTTCCTACTAGTTAATGGTATTATGATTCCACTCAGTGCATATTTGATGAATAACATTCGTACTAAAACTTTATATATTGGCGCTATTTCTCTTTTTCTAGTCGGTACCATTATTTGTTTAATAGCAAATTCATTTGATATGCTTCTACTTGGACGAATTATCCAAGCTATGGGTGTTGGGATTTCACTTCCCCTACTACAAACCATTATGTTGAGTATCTATCCAGAAAACGAGCGGGGAAAAGCACTTGGTATAGCAGGTATTGTTATCGGACTTGCCCCTGCTATTGGACCAACTTTATCAGGTTGGGTGATCGATACTTTTAACTGGCGATATCTTTTTGGGTTACTCATCCCGATTGTCGTATTAGTCATTGTCTTGTCCTTTATTTTTATGCAAGATGTATTACCTCTACATCCATCCAAGATTGATATTCTCTCGCCTGTTTTGTCAACTTTAGGATTTGGTAGTTTACTTTATGGTTTTTCATTAGTTGGCGATCACGGATGGACGGATCCATTAGTTCTCATTCTTTTATTAGCCGGAGCGACACTTGTTGTTCTTTTTAGTCAGAGACAAAAGAAAATCAAAAACCCTTTCTTAAGTATGGCAGTATTCAAATCAAAACTGTTTACCAATACCACCATATTAAGTGGTATTGTCAACATGGCTATGGTTGGAGCAGAAATGGTTCTACCTCTTTATATCCAAAATGTCCGTGGCTATGATCCCTTTCACTCTGGTTTAGTTTTACTTCCTGGTGCACTTATTCTAGGTATCATGATGCCTATTACTGGTAAAATGTTTGACAAATACGGTGCCAAATATTTAGCGATTATTGGCATGAGTTTACTAACATTCGGGACAGCATGTCTATGTACTCTAAATGAAAAAACGCCCATGCATTTTATTACCATTATTTACGGTATTAGAATGCTGGGTGTTGGAATGGTCATGATGCCAGTTACTACTGCCGGCATGAACTCTCTTCCTGATGATTTAATCAGTCATGGTTCTGCGACAAATAACACAGCCAAACAACTATTCAGCTCAATTGGAACAGCGATTCTCATTAGTTTTCTCTCTCAAGCAACACTTAGAGATATGCCACACAAATCCCTATTGTTAACTTCTCCTATCACTTATAAAGCCGACGTGTTATCTGCCACTCTACATGGATATAACATCGCCTTTATTGTAGCAACATTATTTTGTGCGATGGGATTAGCACAAGCGATTTTGATGGGTGTCAATAAATCATTAAACAAAACAAAAAAACCCCAACAATCATAA